One Echinicola strongylocentroti DNA window includes the following coding sequences:
- a CDS encoding LamG-like jellyroll fold domain-containing protein: MAIKLIPGGVDSDVFMVGNRTFTKGKFFLYRKGETVLVNSNEMGAVVAFGHYTDFEDEQGNSFTSVDELMEYLNGMIFGKSGANMNRSQLDYQYTEGSVLQYDRKRMFGSQSNPLSGQITDYNDGSIDSTRGEGIIFHKDEEEPIYPSGFVKGEGSYASGELNLIRYQYFTKGFKLYTIESLTEYDGVDVFDGLVLYYDFSKGGDIENSLLDQSGYNNNGYLEHPEDAIWDMDAGTVTLGNNEDTELRSYFRVPFTKSLGFLKHQFTILVDFGKRGQFSGVIFGTCTAGSGNNGINMGIVSDGRVELEVNEESLGSGGRGRSSSPALYPTDGSTEKFVITYDGRYVRFYYNGTLNKSNEVSEGEYIYNEEDWYIGKQNGKTVSSITIFRHFAAWDRVLSDEEIKNVWNHFGSTEREEC, from the coding sequence ATGGCGATTAAATTAATTCCAGGAGGTGTTGATTCTGATGTCTTCATGGTAGGAAACAGGACCTTTACCAAGGGTAAATTTTTTCTTTACAGGAAAGGGGAGACCGTGTTGGTAAACAGTAATGAAATGGGGGCTGTGGTAGCTTTTGGACATTACACCGACTTTGAAGATGAGCAGGGGAATTCCTTCACTTCCGTAGACGAGTTGATGGAGTATCTAAATGGGATGATATTCGGGAAGAGTGGGGCTAACATGAACCGAAGTCAGCTTGATTATCAATATACAGAAGGAAGTGTGTTGCAATATGATAGGAAGAGGATGTTTGGTTCACAATCCAATCCCCTCTCTGGACAGATTACCGATTATAATGATGGTTCGATTGACTCTACCAGAGGTGAAGGAATCATTTTTCACAAAGACGAGGAAGAGCCGATCTACCCAAGTGGTTTTGTGAAAGGAGAGGGAAGTTATGCCAGTGGTGAGTTAAACCTGATTCGTTACCAGTATTTTACCAAGGGATTTAAGCTGTACACCATTGAGAGCCTTACCGAATATGATGGTGTAGATGTTTTTGATGGGCTTGTGCTCTATTATGATTTCAGCAAAGGCGGGGATATTGAGAATTCATTGCTTGATCAGAGTGGGTATAATAATAATGGATATTTGGAACACCCAGAAGATGCCATTTGGGATATGGATGCAGGTACGGTGACACTGGGGAATAATGAAGATACTGAATTAAGGAGTTATTTCAGGGTTCCGTTCACCAAGAGCTTGGGATTCTTAAAGCATCAATTTACCATTTTGGTTGATTTCGGAAAGAGGGGACAGTTCTCAGGGGTGATCTTTGGCACTTGTACTGCAGGAAGCGGAAACAATGGTATCAATATGGGGATAGTCAGTGATGGTAGAGTGGAGCTGGAAGTAAACGAAGAGTCTCTTGGTTCAGGAGGTAGAGGTAGGTCCTCTTCTCCGGCGCTTTATCCTACCGATGGAAGTACGGAGAAATTTGTAATTACCTATGATGGACGATATGTACGATTTTATTACAATGGTACGCTGAACAAATCCAATGAAGTGTCTGAAGGAGAGTATATATACAATGAAGAGGATTGGTATATAGGGAAGCAAAATGGTAAAACGGTAAGTTCAATAACTATATTTCGGCATTTTGCAGCATGGGACCGGGTGTTGTCTGATGAGGAAATCAAGAATGTCTGGAATCATTTCGGGAGCACGGAAAGAGAGGAATGTTGA
- a CDS encoding heparin lyase I family protein, with the protein MAIQISPGELGSGIFWVGDESYPAGQYFIYRIQEIVLVNSNELGKTALYGHFSEFVDEQQNPFSSIEDFISYLNKVVFLDEREVSEGNPYDLEYTEGNEIAYDRRRRYGSHTSPLTGSITEDLSDDYLPGQGEGFIFHRASSKPKFPESFVKEHGEYVENQLNVIKYQFINKGFVLYAIMPTTDYEPNDIHDGVVIHYNFNQDPGYRDYIEDKSGYANHGDIVNPDDIEWESTITGFKVNMGNNEDADLRSYITIPFSKSLSFVKERFTVLIEYGKVVKTAGSFFGTYSSGSGNNGFRLGTVADGRMEMGINPETEGSSGRGRSTGTSGSYPTDGSTLQCIITYDGENMRFYTDGKLNKSNDVTDGVNVYNEEMWTLNKLMGSTTSYKSVFSRFAVWNRVLTEEEISSIDVYTLDKEVIDVIKYCPFQDIIENSEMDAEGVSDSWVQRQCYNDPDDIMVSSEYARVGTTGGRFYLRKGLRYQLEKHRTEVLSMSGMETEMSKMKKWMSYSIYFPSDYYIDPSHTIAEVIQQLHVGFSQSPPISIRTELDGFYMQVCYGEFDRNVEEQAELKDTMRKYYRFKGITPGEWHDFILYYELDPTDGIAKLWLNRELVVDHKGPTMYSNDLDYHYSWKVGLYCSQWGAGSLETIPEERLLYYDEVRIANNVAPAYVMFSKMDPEGRRALNGVEYPGHYWERLIE; encoded by the coding sequence ATGGCTATTCAAATATCACCGGGAGAGTTAGGCTCTGGTATTTTCTGGGTGGGAGACGAATCATATCCCGCAGGGCAATATTTTATTTATAGAATACAGGAAATTGTTCTGGTCAATAGCAATGAATTGGGAAAAACGGCTCTATATGGTCATTTTTCAGAATTTGTAGATGAACAGCAAAATCCATTTTCCTCTATAGAAGACTTCATTAGTTACCTGAACAAAGTTGTTTTTTTAGACGAGAGAGAAGTGTCTGAGGGGAATCCGTATGATCTCGAATATACTGAGGGAAATGAAATAGCTTATGATAGGCGTAGACGTTATGGGTCGCATACCAGTCCGTTGACAGGCAGTATTACTGAGGACCTATCTGATGATTACCTTCCGGGGCAAGGTGAAGGGTTTATTTTCCATAGGGCTTCGTCAAAACCCAAATTCCCTGAAAGCTTTGTGAAAGAGCATGGAGAATATGTCGAAAATCAGCTTAATGTCATTAAGTATCAGTTTATAAATAAAGGTTTTGTACTTTATGCAATCATGCCCACGACTGATTATGAGCCGAATGATATCCATGATGGGGTGGTTATCCATTATAACTTTAATCAGGATCCTGGGTATAGGGACTATATAGAAGATAAAAGTGGATATGCCAATCATGGAGATATTGTCAATCCAGATGACATAGAGTGGGAGTCTACAATTACCGGCTTTAAGGTAAATATGGGGAATAATGAAGATGCAGATTTGCGAAGTTATATAACCATACCTTTTTCTAAATCCCTGAGCTTTGTTAAGGAGAGGTTTACTGTGTTGATAGAGTATGGAAAGGTAGTGAAAACGGCCGGTTCCTTCTTTGGGACATACAGCTCGGGAAGCGGGAATAATGGCTTTCGTTTAGGTACTGTGGCGGATGGAAGAATGGAAATGGGGATTAATCCCGAAACCGAGGGGAGTAGTGGTAGAGGAAGGTCTACAGGGACTTCTGGTTCATACCCAACAGACGGTAGTACACTGCAGTGCATCATTACTTACGATGGTGAAAATATGCGCTTTTATACAGATGGAAAGCTCAATAAAAGCAATGATGTGACGGATGGGGTGAATGTCTATAACGAGGAGATGTGGACCCTAAATAAGCTGATGGGGTCCACCACAAGCTATAAAAGCGTCTTTAGTAGGTTTGCCGTATGGAACAGGGTACTTACGGAGGAAGAAATTTCCTCGATAGATGTTTATACCTTGGATAAAGAGGTGATTGATGTAATTAAATATTGTCCTTTTCAAGATATTATTGAAAACAGCGAAATGGATGCGGAAGGAGTCAGTGACTCATGGGTGCAGAGACAATGTTATAATGATCCGGACGACATCATGGTGAGCTCTGAATATGCCAGAGTCGGTACCACGGGGGGGCGGTTTTACCTGAGGAAAGGGTTGCGTTATCAGCTTGAAAAGCACAGGACAGAAGTTTTGTCCATGTCAGGGATGGAGACAGAAATGTCCAAGATGAAGAAATGGATGTCTTATTCCATTTATTTTCCTTCGGATTATTATATAGACCCTTCACATACCATTGCCGAGGTGATCCAGCAGCTCCATGTAGGATTTAGTCAATCGCCTCCGATCAGTATTCGGACTGAGCTGGATGGGTTTTATATGCAAGTTTGTTATGGGGAGTTTGACCGGAATGTTGAAGAGCAGGCAGAACTTAAGGATACCATGAGGAAATATTACAGGTTTAAGGGGATTACACCAGGTGAATGGCATGACTTTATCCTGTACTATGAATTAGATCCTACAGATGGAATTGCGAAATTATGGCTCAATAGAGAGTTGGTGGTGGACCATAAGGGCCCAACCATGTATTCCAATGACCTTGACTATCACTATTCTTGGAAAGTGGGCTTGTATTGTTCCCAGTGGGGTGCAGGTAGTCTTGAGACCATTCCTGAAGAACGTTTGCTGTACTATGACGAAGTCAGGATTGCTAATAATGTCGCTCCGGCCTATGTTATGTTTTCTAAAATGGACCCTGAAGGAAGAAGAGCCCTAAATGGTGTGGAATATCCGGGGCACTATTGGGAACGATTAATTGAGTGA